Proteins encoded within one genomic window of Ovis aries strain OAR_USU_Benz2616 breed Rambouillet chromosome 1, ARS-UI_Ramb_v3.0, whole genome shotgun sequence:
- the PTCH2 gene encoding protein patched homolog 2 isoform X10, which produces MARPPPLGELPPGYTPPARPATPQILAGSLKAPLWLRAYFQGLLFSLGCGIQRHCGKVLFLGLLAFGALALGLRVAIIETDLEQLWVEVGSRVSQELEYTKEKLGEEAAYTSQMLIQTPRQEGENVLTPEALDLHLQAALTASKVQVSLYGKSWDLNKICYKSGVPLIENGMIERMIEKLFPCVILTPLDCFWEGAKLQGGSAYLPVHCSNLLD; this is translated from the exons ATGGCTCGGCCGCCACCTCTCGGGGAGCTGCCCCCGGGCTACACACCCCCAGCTCGACCTGCAACACCCCAG ATCCTAGCTGGGAGCCTGAAGGCTCCGCTCTGGCTCCGTGCTTACTTCCAGGGCCTGCTCTTCTCTTTGGGCTGCGGGATCCAGAGACACTGTGGCAAAGTGCTCTTCCTGGGACTGCTGGCCTTTGGGGCCCTAGCACTGGGTCTCCGCGTGGCCATCATTGAGACAGACCTAGAACAGCTCTGGGTGGAAG TGGGCAGCCGGGTGAGCCAGGAACTGGAATACACCAAGGAGAAGCTGGGGGAGGAGGCTGCGTATACCTCCCAGATGTTGATACAGACCCCGCGCCAGGAGGGGGAGAACGTCCTCACGCCCGAGGCACTTGACCTCCACCTCCAGGCAGCCCTCACCGCCAGTAAAGTGCAAGTATCCCTCTATGGAAA GTCCTGGGATCTGAACAAAATCTGCTACAAGTCAGGAGTTCCCCTAATTGAAAATGGAATGATTGAGCGg ATGATTGAAAAGCTGTTTCCCTGCGTGATCCTCACCCCCCTCGACTGCTTCTGGGAGGGAGCCAAACTCCAAGGGGGCTCTGCCTACTTGCC AGTTCACTGCAGCAACCTGCTGGACTGA
- the PTCH2 gene encoding protein patched homolog 2 isoform X8: MARPPPLGELPPGYTPPARPATPQILAGSLKAPLWLRAYFQGLLFSLGCGIQRHCGKVLFLGLLAFGALALGLRVAIIETDLEQLWVEVGSRVSQELEYTKEKLGEEAAYTSQMLIQTPRQEGENVLTPEALDLHLQAALTASKVQVSLYGKSWDLNKICYKSGVPLIENGMIERMIEKLFPCVILTPLDCFWEGAKLQGGSAYLPGRPDIQWTNLDPEQLLEELGPFASLEGFRELLDKAQVGQAYVGRPCLHPDDLHCPPSAPNHHSRQAPNVAQELSGGCHGFSHKFMHWQEELLLGGMARDPQGQLLRAEALQSTFLLMSPRQLYEHFRGDYQTHDIGWSEEQAGTVLQAWQRRFVQLAQEALPENASQQIHAFSSTTLDDILHAFSEVSAARVVGGYLLMLAYACVTMLRWDCAQSQGAVGLAGVLLVALAVASGLGLCALLGIAFNAATTQVLPFLALGIGVDDIFLLAHAFTEAPPGTPLQERMGECLQRTGTSVTLTSINNMVAFFMAALVPIPALRAFSLQAAIVVGCNFAAVMLVFPAVLSLDLHRRHCQRLDVLCCFSSPCSARVIQILPQELGNGTVPVGIAHLTATVQAFAHCEASSQHVVTILPPQAHLVPPPSDPLGSELFSPGGSTRDLLGQEEGTGQKAACKSLPCARWSLAHFARSQFAPLLLQSHTKAVVLVLFGALLGLSLYGATLVQDGLALTDVVPRGTKEHAFLSAQLRYFSLYEVALVTQGGFDYAHSQRALFDLHQRFSSLKAVLPPPATQAPRTWLHYYRNWLQGIQAAFDQDWASGRITHHSYRNGSEDGALAYKLLVQTGDAQEPLDFSQLTTKKLVDKEGLIPPELFYMGLTVWVSSDPLGLAASQANFYPPPPEWLHDNPGSPALGVCPVPLPPARPPEDCRLRGGHRGGPGSVCRGRPGRGACLPQWLPLPLLGAVPGPAALLPAGSLHPAAVHFPCLCPAAAQPLDGCTHSTGPGDDDCGALWHHGFPGHQAECHPSGDSCGLRRHRCRVHRPRGSGEHKH; encoded by the exons ATGGCTCGGCCGCCACCTCTCGGGGAGCTGCCCCCGGGCTACACACCCCCAGCTCGACCTGCAACACCCCAG ATCCTAGCTGGGAGCCTGAAGGCTCCGCTCTGGCTCCGTGCTTACTTCCAGGGCCTGCTCTTCTCTTTGGGCTGCGGGATCCAGAGACACTGTGGCAAAGTGCTCTTCCTGGGACTGCTGGCCTTTGGGGCCCTAGCACTGGGTCTCCGCGTGGCCATCATTGAGACAGACCTAGAACAGCTCTGGGTGGAAG TGGGCAGCCGGGTGAGCCAGGAACTGGAATACACCAAGGAGAAGCTGGGGGAGGAGGCTGCGTATACCTCCCAGATGTTGATACAGACCCCGCGCCAGGAGGGGGAGAACGTCCTCACGCCCGAGGCACTTGACCTCCACCTCCAGGCAGCCCTCACCGCCAGTAAAGTGCAAGTATCCCTCTATGGAAA GTCCTGGGATCTGAACAAAATCTGCTACAAGTCAGGAGTTCCCCTAATTGAAAATGGAATGATTGAGCGg ATGATTGAAAAGCTGTTTCCCTGCGTGATCCTCACCCCCCTCGACTGCTTCTGGGAGGGAGCCAAACTCCAAGGGGGCTCTGCCTACTTGCC GGGCCGCCCAGACATCCAATGGACCAACCTGGACCCAGAGCAGCTGCTGGAGGAGCTGGGCCCCTTTGCCTCCCTTGAGGGCTTCCGGGAGCTGCTAGACAAGGCACAGGTGGGCCAGGCCTACGTGGGGCGGCCCTGTCTGCACCCTGACGACCTCCACTGCCCACCTAGTGCCCCTAACCATCACAGCAGGCAG GCTCCCAACGTGGCTCAGGAGTTGAGTGGGGGCTGCCATGGCTTCTCCCACAAGTTTATGCACTGGCAGGAGGAGCTGCTGCTGGGAGGCATGGCCAGAGACCCCCAAGGACAGCTGCTGAG GGCAGAGGCCCTGCAGAGCACCTTCCTGCTAATGAGCCCCCGCCAGCTCTACGAGCACTTCCGGGGTGACTACCAGACGCACGACATCGGCTGGAGCGAGGAGCAGGCCGGCACGGTCCTTCAGGCCTGGCAGCGACGCTTTGTGCAG CTGGCCCAGGAGGCCCTGCCCGAGAATGCGTCCCAGCAGATCCATGCCTTCTCCTCTACCACCCTGGACGACATCCTGCATGCCTTCTCTGAAGTCAGCGCTGCCCGCGTGGTGGGGGGCTACCTGCTCATG CTAGCCTATGCCTGCGTGACGATGCTGCGGTGGGACTGTGCCCAGTCCCAGGGTGCAGTGGGCCTCGCTGGGGTGCTGCTGGTGGCCCTGGCGGTGGCCTCGGGCCTGGGGCTCTGTGCCCTGTTGGGCATTGCCTTCAACGCTGCCACTACCCAG GTGCTGCCTTTCTTGGCGCTGGGCATCGGCGTGGACGACATATTCCTGCTGGCACACGCCTTCACAGAGGCTCCACCTGGCACCCCTCTCCAG GAGCGCATGGGGGAGTGTCTGCAGCGCACGGGCACCAGcgtcacactcacgtccatcaacaACATGGTTGCCTTCTTCATGGCTGCCCTAGTTCCCATCCCTGCACTGCGGGCCTTCTCCTTGCAG GCAGCCATAGTGGTGGGCTGCAACTTTGCAGCCGTGATGCTTGTCTTCCCAGCGGTCCTCAGCCTGGACCTGCACCGGCGCCACTGCCAGCGCCTGGACGTGCTCTGCTGCTTCTCTAG CCCCTGCTCTGCTCGGGTGATTCAGATTCTGCCTCAGGAGCTGGGGAACGGGACGGTACCAGTGGGCATTGCCCACCTGACTGCCACGGTTCAAGCCTTTGCCCACTGTGAAGCCAGCAGCCAACATGTGGTCACCATCTTGCCTCCCCAAGCCCACCTGGTGCCACCACCTTCTGACCCTTTGGGCTCTGAGCTCTTCAGCCCAGGAGGGTCCACACGGGACCTTCTAGgacaggaggaggggacagggcaGAAGGCAGCCTGCAAGTCCCTGCCCTGTGCCCGCTGGAGTCTTGCCCATTTCGCCCGCTCTCAGTTTGCACCCTTGTTGCTCCAGTCCCACACCAAG GCTGTAGTACTGGTACTTTTTGGGGCTCTCCTGGGCCTGAGCCTCTATGGAGCAACCTTGGTGCAGGACGGTCTGGCCCTGACTGATGTGGTGCCGCGTGGCACCAAGGAGCATGCCTTCCTGAGCGCCCAGCTCAGGTACTTCTCTCTGTACGAGGTGGCTCTGGTGACACAGGGTGGCTTTGACTACGCCCACTCCCAACGCGCCCTCTTTGATCTGCACCAGCGCTTCAGTTCCCTCAAGGCCGTGCTGCCCCCACCAGCCACCCAGGCACCCCGCACCTGGCTGCATTACTATCGCAACTGGCTACAGG GAATCCAGGCTGCGTTTGACCAGGACTGGGCTTCTGGGCGCATCACCCACCACTCATACCGCAATGGCTCTGAGGATGGGGCCCTGGCATACAAGCTGCTCGTCCAGACCGGGGATGCCCAGGAGCCTCTAGATTTCAGCCAG CTGACCACCAAGAAGCTGGTGGACAAGGAAGGGCTGATCCCACCTGAGCTCTTCTACATGGGGCTGACCGTGTGGGTGAGCAGTGACCCCCTGGGTCTGGCAGCCTCGCAGGCCAACTTCTATCCCCCACCTCCCGAGTGGCTGCATGACAA TCCCGGCAGCCCAGCCCTTGGAGTTTGCCCAGTTCCCCTTCCTCCTGCGCGGCCTCCAGAAGACTGCAGACTTCGTGGAGGCCATCGAGGGGGCCCGGGCAGCGTGTGCCGAGGCCGGCCGGGCCGGGGTGCGTGCCTACCCCAGTGGCTCCCCCTTCCTCTTCTGGGAGCAGTACCTGGGCCTGCGGCGCTGCTTCCTGCTGGCAGTCTGCACCCTGCTGCTGTGCACTTTCCTTGTCTGTGCCCTGCTGCTGCTCAACCCCTGGACGGCTGCACTCATA gTACTGGTCCTGGCGATGATGACTGTGGAGCTCTTTGGCATCATGGGTTTCCTGGGCATCAAGCTGAGTGCCATCCCAGTGGTGATTCTTGTGGCCTCCGTAGGCATCGGTGTCGAGTTCACCGTCCACGTGGCTCTGGTGAGCACAAGCACTAG
- the PTCH2 gene encoding protein patched homolog 2 isoform X7, with translation MARPPPLGELPPGYTPPARPATPQILAGSLKAPLWLRAYFQGLLFSLGCGIQRHCGKVLFLGLLAFGALALGLRVAIIETDLEQLWVEVGSRVSQELEYTKEKLGEEAAYTSQMLIQTPRQEGENVLTPEALDLHLQAALTASKVQVSLYGKSWDLNKICYKSGVPLIENGMIERMIEKLFPCVILTPLDCFWEGAKLQGGSAYLPGRPDIQWTNLDPEQLLEELGPFASLEGFRELLDKAQVGQAYVGRPCLHPDDLHCPPSAPNHHSRQAPNVAQELSGGCHGFSHKFMHWQEELLLGGMARDPQGQLLRAEALQSTFLLMSPRQLYEHFRGDYQTHDIGWSEEQAGTVLQAWQRRFVQLAQEALPENASQQIHAFSSTTLDDILHAFSEVSAARVVGGYLLMLAYACVTMLRWDCAQSQGAVGLAGVLLVALAVASGLGLCALLGIAFNAATTQVLPFLALGIGVDDIFLLAHAFTEAPPGTPLQERMGECLQRTGTSVTLTSINNMVAFFMAALVPIPALRAFSLQAAIVVGCNFAAVMLVFPAVLSLDLHRRHCQRLDVLCCFSSPCSARVIQILPQELGNGTVPVGIAHLTATVQAFAHCEASSQHVVTILPPQAHLVPPPSDPLGSELFSPGGSTRDLLGQEEGTGQKAACKSLPCARWSLAHFARSQFAPLLLQSHTKAVVLVLFGALLGLSLYGATLVQDGLALTDVVPRGTKEHAFLSAQLRYFSLYEVALVTQGGFDYAHSQRALFDLHQRFSSLKAVLPPPATQAPRTWLHYYRNWLQGIQAAFDQDWASGRITHHSYRNGSEDGALAYKLLVQTGDAQEPLDFSQLTTKKLVDKEGLIPPELFYMGLTVWVSSDPLGLAASQANFYPPPPEWLHDNPGSPALGVCPVPLPPARPPEDCRLRGGHRGGPGSVCRGRPGRGACLPQWLPLPLLGAVPGPAALLPAGSLHPAAVHFPCLCPAAAQPLDGCTHSTGPGDDDCGALWHHGFPGHQAECHPSGDSCGLRRHRCRVHRPRGSGLPDRSG, from the exons ATGGCTCGGCCGCCACCTCTCGGGGAGCTGCCCCCGGGCTACACACCCCCAGCTCGACCTGCAACACCCCAG ATCCTAGCTGGGAGCCTGAAGGCTCCGCTCTGGCTCCGTGCTTACTTCCAGGGCCTGCTCTTCTCTTTGGGCTGCGGGATCCAGAGACACTGTGGCAAAGTGCTCTTCCTGGGACTGCTGGCCTTTGGGGCCCTAGCACTGGGTCTCCGCGTGGCCATCATTGAGACAGACCTAGAACAGCTCTGGGTGGAAG TGGGCAGCCGGGTGAGCCAGGAACTGGAATACACCAAGGAGAAGCTGGGGGAGGAGGCTGCGTATACCTCCCAGATGTTGATACAGACCCCGCGCCAGGAGGGGGAGAACGTCCTCACGCCCGAGGCACTTGACCTCCACCTCCAGGCAGCCCTCACCGCCAGTAAAGTGCAAGTATCCCTCTATGGAAA GTCCTGGGATCTGAACAAAATCTGCTACAAGTCAGGAGTTCCCCTAATTGAAAATGGAATGATTGAGCGg ATGATTGAAAAGCTGTTTCCCTGCGTGATCCTCACCCCCCTCGACTGCTTCTGGGAGGGAGCCAAACTCCAAGGGGGCTCTGCCTACTTGCC GGGCCGCCCAGACATCCAATGGACCAACCTGGACCCAGAGCAGCTGCTGGAGGAGCTGGGCCCCTTTGCCTCCCTTGAGGGCTTCCGGGAGCTGCTAGACAAGGCACAGGTGGGCCAGGCCTACGTGGGGCGGCCCTGTCTGCACCCTGACGACCTCCACTGCCCACCTAGTGCCCCTAACCATCACAGCAGGCAG GCTCCCAACGTGGCTCAGGAGTTGAGTGGGGGCTGCCATGGCTTCTCCCACAAGTTTATGCACTGGCAGGAGGAGCTGCTGCTGGGAGGCATGGCCAGAGACCCCCAAGGACAGCTGCTGAG GGCAGAGGCCCTGCAGAGCACCTTCCTGCTAATGAGCCCCCGCCAGCTCTACGAGCACTTCCGGGGTGACTACCAGACGCACGACATCGGCTGGAGCGAGGAGCAGGCCGGCACGGTCCTTCAGGCCTGGCAGCGACGCTTTGTGCAG CTGGCCCAGGAGGCCCTGCCCGAGAATGCGTCCCAGCAGATCCATGCCTTCTCCTCTACCACCCTGGACGACATCCTGCATGCCTTCTCTGAAGTCAGCGCTGCCCGCGTGGTGGGGGGCTACCTGCTCATG CTAGCCTATGCCTGCGTGACGATGCTGCGGTGGGACTGTGCCCAGTCCCAGGGTGCAGTGGGCCTCGCTGGGGTGCTGCTGGTGGCCCTGGCGGTGGCCTCGGGCCTGGGGCTCTGTGCCCTGTTGGGCATTGCCTTCAACGCTGCCACTACCCAG GTGCTGCCTTTCTTGGCGCTGGGCATCGGCGTGGACGACATATTCCTGCTGGCACACGCCTTCACAGAGGCTCCACCTGGCACCCCTCTCCAG GAGCGCATGGGGGAGTGTCTGCAGCGCACGGGCACCAGcgtcacactcacgtccatcaacaACATGGTTGCCTTCTTCATGGCTGCCCTAGTTCCCATCCCTGCACTGCGGGCCTTCTCCTTGCAG GCAGCCATAGTGGTGGGCTGCAACTTTGCAGCCGTGATGCTTGTCTTCCCAGCGGTCCTCAGCCTGGACCTGCACCGGCGCCACTGCCAGCGCCTGGACGTGCTCTGCTGCTTCTCTAG CCCCTGCTCTGCTCGGGTGATTCAGATTCTGCCTCAGGAGCTGGGGAACGGGACGGTACCAGTGGGCATTGCCCACCTGACTGCCACGGTTCAAGCCTTTGCCCACTGTGAAGCCAGCAGCCAACATGTGGTCACCATCTTGCCTCCCCAAGCCCACCTGGTGCCACCACCTTCTGACCCTTTGGGCTCTGAGCTCTTCAGCCCAGGAGGGTCCACACGGGACCTTCTAGgacaggaggaggggacagggcaGAAGGCAGCCTGCAAGTCCCTGCCCTGTGCCCGCTGGAGTCTTGCCCATTTCGCCCGCTCTCAGTTTGCACCCTTGTTGCTCCAGTCCCACACCAAG GCTGTAGTACTGGTACTTTTTGGGGCTCTCCTGGGCCTGAGCCTCTATGGAGCAACCTTGGTGCAGGACGGTCTGGCCCTGACTGATGTGGTGCCGCGTGGCACCAAGGAGCATGCCTTCCTGAGCGCCCAGCTCAGGTACTTCTCTCTGTACGAGGTGGCTCTGGTGACACAGGGTGGCTTTGACTACGCCCACTCCCAACGCGCCCTCTTTGATCTGCACCAGCGCTTCAGTTCCCTCAAGGCCGTGCTGCCCCCACCAGCCACCCAGGCACCCCGCACCTGGCTGCATTACTATCGCAACTGGCTACAGG GAATCCAGGCTGCGTTTGACCAGGACTGGGCTTCTGGGCGCATCACCCACCACTCATACCGCAATGGCTCTGAGGATGGGGCCCTGGCATACAAGCTGCTCGTCCAGACCGGGGATGCCCAGGAGCCTCTAGATTTCAGCCAG CTGACCACCAAGAAGCTGGTGGACAAGGAAGGGCTGATCCCACCTGAGCTCTTCTACATGGGGCTGACCGTGTGGGTGAGCAGTGACCCCCTGGGTCTGGCAGCCTCGCAGGCCAACTTCTATCCCCCACCTCCCGAGTGGCTGCATGACAA TCCCGGCAGCCCAGCCCTTGGAGTTTGCCCAGTTCCCCTTCCTCCTGCGCGGCCTCCAGAAGACTGCAGACTTCGTGGAGGCCATCGAGGGGGCCCGGGCAGCGTGTGCCGAGGCCGGCCGGGCCGGGGTGCGTGCCTACCCCAGTGGCTCCCCCTTCCTCTTCTGGGAGCAGTACCTGGGCCTGCGGCGCTGCTTCCTGCTGGCAGTCTGCACCCTGCTGCTGTGCACTTTCCTTGTCTGTGCCCTGCTGCTGCTCAACCCCTGGACGGCTGCACTCATA gTACTGGTCCTGGCGATGATGACTGTGGAGCTCTTTGGCATCATGGGTTTCCTGGGCATCAAGCTGAGTGCCATCCCAGTGGTGATTCTTGTGGCCTCCGTAGGCATCGGTGTCGAGTTCACCGTCCACGTGGCTCTG GGCTTCCTGACCGCTCAGGGTAG
- the PTCH2 gene encoding protein patched homolog 2 isoform X9 → MARPPPLGELPPGYTPPARPATPQILAGSLKAPLWLRAYFQGLLFSLGCGIQRHCGKVLFLGLLAFGALALGLRVAIIETDLEQLWVEVGSRVSQELEYTKEKLGEEAAYTSQMLIQTPRQEGENVLTPEALDLHLQAALTASKVQVSLYGKSWDLNKICYKSGVPLIENGMIERMIEKLFPCVILTPLDCFWEGAKLQGGSAYLPGRPDIQWTNLDPEQLLEELGPFASLEGFRELLDKAQVGQAYVGRPCLHPDDLHCPPSAPNHHSRQAPNVAQELSGGCHGFSHKFMHWQEELLLGGMARDPQGQLLRAEALQSTFLLMSPRQLYEHFRGDYQTHDIGWSEEQAGTVLQAWQRRFVQLAQEALPENASQQIHAFSSTTLDDILHAFSEVSAARVVGGYLLMLAYACVTMLRWDCAQSQGAVGLAGVLLVALAVASGLGLCALLGIAFNAATTQVLPFLALGIGVDDIFLLAHAFTEAPPGTPLQERMGECLQRTGTSVTLTSINNMVAFFMAALVPIPALRAFSLQAAIVVGCNFAAVMLVFPAVLSLDLHRRHCQRLDVLCCFSSPCSARVIQILPQELGNGTVPVGIAHLTATVQAFAHCEASSQHVVTILPPQAHLVPPPSDPLGSELFSPGGSTRDLLGQEEGTGQKAACKSLPCARWSLAHFARSQFAPLLLQSHTKAVVLVLFGALLGLSLYGATLVQDGLALTDVVPRGTKEHAFLSAQLSASVPSRPCCPHQPPRHPAPGCITIATGYRESRLRLTRTGLLGASPTTHTAMALRMGPWHTSCSSRPGMPRSL, encoded by the exons ATGGCTCGGCCGCCACCTCTCGGGGAGCTGCCCCCGGGCTACACACCCCCAGCTCGACCTGCAACACCCCAG ATCCTAGCTGGGAGCCTGAAGGCTCCGCTCTGGCTCCGTGCTTACTTCCAGGGCCTGCTCTTCTCTTTGGGCTGCGGGATCCAGAGACACTGTGGCAAAGTGCTCTTCCTGGGACTGCTGGCCTTTGGGGCCCTAGCACTGGGTCTCCGCGTGGCCATCATTGAGACAGACCTAGAACAGCTCTGGGTGGAAG TGGGCAGCCGGGTGAGCCAGGAACTGGAATACACCAAGGAGAAGCTGGGGGAGGAGGCTGCGTATACCTCCCAGATGTTGATACAGACCCCGCGCCAGGAGGGGGAGAACGTCCTCACGCCCGAGGCACTTGACCTCCACCTCCAGGCAGCCCTCACCGCCAGTAAAGTGCAAGTATCCCTCTATGGAAA GTCCTGGGATCTGAACAAAATCTGCTACAAGTCAGGAGTTCCCCTAATTGAAAATGGAATGATTGAGCGg ATGATTGAAAAGCTGTTTCCCTGCGTGATCCTCACCCCCCTCGACTGCTTCTGGGAGGGAGCCAAACTCCAAGGGGGCTCTGCCTACTTGCC GGGCCGCCCAGACATCCAATGGACCAACCTGGACCCAGAGCAGCTGCTGGAGGAGCTGGGCCCCTTTGCCTCCCTTGAGGGCTTCCGGGAGCTGCTAGACAAGGCACAGGTGGGCCAGGCCTACGTGGGGCGGCCCTGTCTGCACCCTGACGACCTCCACTGCCCACCTAGTGCCCCTAACCATCACAGCAGGCAG GCTCCCAACGTGGCTCAGGAGTTGAGTGGGGGCTGCCATGGCTTCTCCCACAAGTTTATGCACTGGCAGGAGGAGCTGCTGCTGGGAGGCATGGCCAGAGACCCCCAAGGACAGCTGCTGAG GGCAGAGGCCCTGCAGAGCACCTTCCTGCTAATGAGCCCCCGCCAGCTCTACGAGCACTTCCGGGGTGACTACCAGACGCACGACATCGGCTGGAGCGAGGAGCAGGCCGGCACGGTCCTTCAGGCCTGGCAGCGACGCTTTGTGCAG CTGGCCCAGGAGGCCCTGCCCGAGAATGCGTCCCAGCAGATCCATGCCTTCTCCTCTACCACCCTGGACGACATCCTGCATGCCTTCTCTGAAGTCAGCGCTGCCCGCGTGGTGGGGGGCTACCTGCTCATG CTAGCCTATGCCTGCGTGACGATGCTGCGGTGGGACTGTGCCCAGTCCCAGGGTGCAGTGGGCCTCGCTGGGGTGCTGCTGGTGGCCCTGGCGGTGGCCTCGGGCCTGGGGCTCTGTGCCCTGTTGGGCATTGCCTTCAACGCTGCCACTACCCAG GTGCTGCCTTTCTTGGCGCTGGGCATCGGCGTGGACGACATATTCCTGCTGGCACACGCCTTCACAGAGGCTCCACCTGGCACCCCTCTCCAG GAGCGCATGGGGGAGTGTCTGCAGCGCACGGGCACCAGcgtcacactcacgtccatcaacaACATGGTTGCCTTCTTCATGGCTGCCCTAGTTCCCATCCCTGCACTGCGGGCCTTCTCCTTGCAG GCAGCCATAGTGGTGGGCTGCAACTTTGCAGCCGTGATGCTTGTCTTCCCAGCGGTCCTCAGCCTGGACCTGCACCGGCGCCACTGCCAGCGCCTGGACGTGCTCTGCTGCTTCTCTAG CCCCTGCTCTGCTCGGGTGATTCAGATTCTGCCTCAGGAGCTGGGGAACGGGACGGTACCAGTGGGCATTGCCCACCTGACTGCCACGGTTCAAGCCTTTGCCCACTGTGAAGCCAGCAGCCAACATGTGGTCACCATCTTGCCTCCCCAAGCCCACCTGGTGCCACCACCTTCTGACCCTTTGGGCTCTGAGCTCTTCAGCCCAGGAGGGTCCACACGGGACCTTCTAGgacaggaggaggggacagggcaGAAGGCAGCCTGCAAGTCCCTGCCCTGTGCCCGCTGGAGTCTTGCCCATTTCGCCCGCTCTCAGTTTGCACCCTTGTTGCTCCAGTCCCACACCAAG GCTGTAGTACTGGTACTTTTTGGGGCTCTCCTGGGCCTGAGCCTCTATGGAGCAACCTTGGTGCAGGACGGTCTGGCCCTGACTGATGTGGTGCCGCGTGGCACCAAGGAGCATGCCTTCCTGAGCGCCCAGCTCAG CGCTTCAGTTCCCTCAAGGCCGTGCTGCCCCCACCAGCCACCCAGGCACCCCGCACCTGGCTGCATTACTATCGCAACTGGCTACAGG GAATCCAGGCTGCGTTTGACCAGGACTGGGCTTCTGGGCGCATCACCCACCACTCATACCGCAATGGCTCTGAGGATGGGGCCCTGGCATACAAGCTGCTCGTCCAGACCGGGGATGCCCAGGAGCCTCTAG